One part of the Girardinichthys multiradiatus isolate DD_20200921_A chromosome 10, DD_fGirMul_XY1, whole genome shotgun sequence genome encodes these proteins:
- the LOC124875514 gene encoding cGMP-dependent protein kinase 1-like isoform X3 yields MRELLPIPGRRQRESLPSLPSHPSHSLPITPFSIQTSKKFPFFRVVKCCRYEAENAFFSSLKLNDFNIIDTLGVGGFGRVELVQLKNEESKTFAMKILKKRHIVDTRQQEHIRAEKHIMTEAHSDFIVRLYRTFKDSKYLYMLLESCLGGELWTILRDRGSFDDSTTRFYTGCVVEAFSYLHAKGIIYRDLKPENLILDSRGYAKLVDFGFAKKIGFCKKTWTFCGTPEYVAPEIILNKGHDVSADYWSLGILMYELLTGSPPFSGPDPMKTYNIILKGIDMIEFPKKITKNAANLIKKLCRDSPSERLGNLKNGVKDIQKHKWFEGFNWDGLRKGTLTPPISPKVGRQKVSSPIDTSNFDNFPEDTDEPPPDDNSGWDYDF; encoded by the exons aTGAGAGAGTTGCTTCCCATTCCAGGGAGGCGCCAGAGGGAAAGCCTCCCCAGCTTACCTTCTCATCCCTCTCACTCGCTCCCCATCACCCCTTTCTCCATCCAGACCTCCAAGAAATTTCCATTTTTCCGCGTGGTTAAGTGCTGCAG GTATGAAGCCGAGAATGCCTTCTTCTCCAGTCTAAAGCTGAATGATTTCAACATCATTGATACACTAGGAGTCGGAGGCTTCGGAAGAGTTGAGCTG GTGCAGCTGAAGAATGAGGAGTCTAAAACGTTCGCCATGAAGATTTTGAAGAAGCGTCACATCGTGGACACGAGGCAGCAGGAGCACATCCGCGCAGAAAAACACATCATGACCGAGGCACACTCAGACTTCATAGTCAG GTTGTACCGAACGTTTAAAGACAGTAAATATCTATACATGCTGTTGGAGTCATGTCTAGGTGGAGAGCTGTGGACCATTCTGAGAGACAG AGGTTCATTTGATGACTCAACCACTAGGTTTTACACGGGCTGTGTGGTTGAAGCATTTTCTTACCTGCATGCCAAAGGCATCATctacagagacctgaaacctgaGAACCTGATCCTGGACAGCCGAGGATATGCCAAGCTG GTGGATTTTGGCTTTGCAAAGAAGATCGGATTCTGTAAGAAAACATGGACATTCTGTGGAACGCCGGAGTATGTTGCTCCGGAGATCATCTTGAACAAAGGTCATGATGTTTCGGCAGACTACTGGTCTCTGGGGATCCTGATGTATGAGCTGCTGACCGGCAG TCCTCCGTTTTCAGGTCCAGATCCAATGAAAACTTACAACATCATCCTGAAAGGCATTGACATGATCGAATTTCCCAAGAAGATCACAAAGAATGCTGCCAACCTCATCAAGAAGCTCTGCAG GGACAGTCCATCGGAGAGACTCGGAAATCTGAAAAATGGAGTGAAGGACATCCAAAAGCACAA GTGGTTCGAAGGTTTTAACTGGGACGGACTGAGGAAAGGAACACTGACTCCACCCATCTCGCCTAAGGTAGGCAGGCAGAAG gtgtCCTCTCCAATCGACACCAGCAACTTTGACAATTTTCCAGAAGACACAGACGAGCCGCCGCCTGATGATAACTCAGGATGGGACTATGACTTTTAA